One window of the Microplitis demolitor isolate Queensland-Clemson2020A chromosome 10, iyMicDemo2.1a, whole genome shotgun sequence genome contains the following:
- the LOC106693502 gene encoding uncharacterized protein LOC106693502, whose product MDRNKNVGITSLMKGYTSLSPVQQNTQENSGWIIDEAVNKLHNGNGYFDVSIPLSHLLGFAEDFHKVIVNAKHELILIRLNSDLNANIVATPAVGAHAEAVKITQQKIEWIVPYVTMADKQKIEALNYITSDTAISISFRAWELYEYPLLPNTSKHIWGVKTSTQLKKPRFVILGFQTARKNDTTKNPNVFDYCNIRDIKLFLNSQSYPYKNLNLNIANNQYALLYVMYINFRISYYNKEPEPLLTKKKFLEQAPLYVIDRSKQNESINSGPVDIRLEFESTNQFPAQISAYCLIIHDRIVEYNPMSSIGRKLI is encoded by the coding sequence ATGGatcgtaataaaaatgtcgGGATCACAAGTCTCATGAAGGGATACACGTCACTGAGTCCAGTTCAACAAAATACACAAGAAAATTCAGGCTGGATTATAGATGAAGCTGTCAACAAATTACACAATGGCAATGGCTACTTTGATGTATCTATACCACTGAGTCATTTGCTTGGATTTGCTGAAGATTTCCATAAAGTTATCGTCAATGCAAAGcatgaattgattttaataagatTGAATTCCGATTTGAATGCAAACATTGTGGCCACACCTGCTGTTGGAGCTCATGCTGAAGCTGTTAAAATTACGCAGCAAAAAATCGAGTGGATTGTACCATATGTGACTATggctgataaacaaaaaattgaagctttgaATTATATCACAAGTGATACAgctatctcaatcagtttccgGGCTTGGGAGCTCTACGAATATCCACTATTACCTAATACTTCGAAGCACATTTGGGGTGTCAAAACATCTACGCAGCTCAAGAAACCACGTTTTGTAATCCTTGGATTTCAAacagcaagaaaaaatgatactaCTAAAAATCCCAACGTATTTGATTACTGCAACAtcagagatataaaattatttttaaactctcagAGTTATCcttataagaatttaaacCTCAACATTGCAAACAATCAATATGCTCTGTTGTATgtcatgtatataaatttccgAATTTCATACTACAACAAAGAACCTGAGCCACTGCTAacgaagaagaaatttttggaacaagCACCACTGTATGTTATTGATCGCTCGAAACAAAACGAATCGATAAATTCTGGACCAGTAGACATTCGTCTAGAATTTGAATCTACAAATCAATTTCCCGCGCAGATATCAGCTTATTGTCTCATTATACATGATCGCATAGTCGAGTATAATCCTATGAGCAGCATTGGACGAAAACTAATATGA